The Dama dama isolate Ldn47 chromosome 3, ASM3311817v1, whole genome shotgun sequence genome has a segment encoding these proteins:
- the TMT1B gene encoding thiol S-methyltransferase TMT1B: MDALVRLLQLLVFLLTLPLHLMALLGLWEPLCKTYFPYLMAVLAVKSNRVMESKKRELFSQIKGLAGASGKVALLELGSGTGANFQFYPTGCKVTCLDPNPHFEKFLTRSMAENRHLEYERFVVAFGEDMSQLADGSMDVVVSTLVLCSVQSPKRVLQEVRRVLRPVSRKGRIWA; this comes from the coding sequence ATGGACGCCCTGGTCCGACTCCTGCAGCTGCTGGTGTTTCTCCTGACCCTCCCCCTGCACCTCATGGCTCTACTGGGTTTGTGGGAGCCCCTGTGCAAGACCTATTTCCCCTACCTGATGGCCGTGCTGGCGGTCAAGAGCAACCGAGTGATGGAGAGCAAGAAACGGGAACTCTTCAGCCAGATCAAGGGGCTGGCAGGTGCCTCGGGGAAGGTGGCCCTGCTGGAGCTGGGCAGTGGCACCGGTGCCAACTTCCAGTTCTACCCCACTGGCTGCAAGGTCACCTGCCTGGACCCCAATCCTCACTTCGAGAAGTTCCTGACAAGGAGCATGGCCGAGAACAGGCATCTCGAGTATGAACGGTTTGTAGTGGCTTTCGGAGAGGACATGAGCCAGCTGGCTGACGGCTCCATGGACGTGGTGGTCAGCACCTTGGTGCTGTGCTCCGTGCAGAGTCCAAAGAGGGTCCTGCAGGAAGTCCGGAGAGTTCTGAGGCCGGTGAGCAGAAAGGGAAGGATCTGGGCGTGA
- the ITGA7 gene encoding integrin alpha-7 isoform X1 — protein MAGTPGRDPWGTPGICYLFGPLLAGLLFPWAAAFNLDVMGALRKEGEPGSLFGFSVALHRQLQPRPQSWLLVGAPQALALPGQQANRTGGLFACPLSLEEADCYRVDIDRGADVQKESKENQWLGVSVRSQGPGGKIVTCAHRYESRQRVDQILETRDVIGRCFVLSQDLAIRDELDGGEWKFCEGRPQGHEQFGFCQQGTAAAFSPDSHYLLFGAPGTYNWKGTARVELCVQGSADLAHLDDGPYEAGGEKEQDPRLIPVPANSYLGLLFVTNIDSSDPDQLVYKTLDPADRLPGLAGDLALNSYLGFSIDSGKGLLRAEELSFVAGAPRANHKGAVVILRKDSASRLVPEVTLSGERLTSGFGYSLAVADLNNDGWTDLVVGAPYFFERQEELGGAVYVYMNEGGHWAGVAPLRLCGSPDSMFGISLAVLGDLNQDGFPDLAVGAPFDGDGKVFVYHGSSLGVVPKPSQVLEGEAVGMKSFGYSLSGGLDVDGNRYPDLLVGSLDDTAVLFRARPVLHVSHEVSILPRAIDLEQPNCASGRLVCMDLRVCFSYIASPGSYSPTVALDYMLDGDTDRRLRGQVPRVTFLSRGPDDPKHQSSGTVWLKHQHDRVCGDTTLQLQENVKDKLRAIVVTLSYGLQTPRLRRQAPGQGLPPVAPILNAHQPSTQRTEIHFLKQGCGEDKICQSNLQLVHARFCARVSDTEFQPLPMDADGMTALFALSGQPVIGLELKVTNLPSDPAQPQADGDDAHEAQLLVTLPAALHYSGVRGLDPVEKPLCLSDENASHVECELGNPMKRGAQVAFYLILSTSGITIETTELEVELLLATISEQELHPVLARARVFIELPLSITGAAVPQQLFFSGVVRGESAMRSERDVGSKVKYEVTVSNQGQSLNTLGSAFLNVMWPHEVANGKWLLYPMRVELEGGQGPGQRGLCSPRPNILQLDVDSRDRRRRELGPPESQQPREQPEPSTSWWPVSSAEKKKNFTLDCARGTANCVVFSCPLYSFDRAAVLHVWGRLWNSTFLEEYSAVKSLEVIVRANITVKSSIKNLLLRDASTVIPVMVYLDPAAVLAEGVPWWVILLAVLAGLLVLALLVLLMWKMGFFKRARYPEATVPQYHAVKIPREDRQQFKEEKTGTILRNNWGSPRREGPDAHPILAGDGHPELGSEGHPVPGTA, from the exons ATGGCGGGAACTCCGGGCCGCGATCCTTGGGGGACCCCTGGGATTTGTTACCTTTTTGGCCCCCTGCTCGCCGGACTGCTCTTCCCCTGGGCTGCCGCCTTCAACCTGGACGTGATGGGCGCCCTCCGCAAGGAGGGCGAGCCGGGGAGCCTCTTTGGCTTCTCGGTGGCCCTGCACCGGCAGCTGCAGCCCCGACCCCAGAGCTG GCTGCTGGTGGGCGCACCCCAGGCTTTGGCCCTGCCAGGGCAGCAGGCAAATCGCACTGGAGGTCTCTTCGCTTGCCCCCTGAGCCTGGAAGAGGCTGACTGCTACAGAGTGGACATCGACCGCGGAG CTGATGTGCAGAAGGAGAGCAAGGAGAACCAGTGGCTGGGAGTCAGTGTTCGGAGTCAGGGGCCTGGGGGCAAGATTGTT ACCTGTGCACACCGATACGAGTCGCGGCAGCGTGTAGACCAGATCCTGGAGACGAGGGACGTGATTGGCCGCTGCTTTGTGCTAAGCCAGGACCTGGCCATCCGAGACGAGCTGGACGGTGGGGAGTGGAAGTTCTGTGAGGGACGCCCCCAGGGACACGAACAATTCGGCTTCTGCCAGCAGGGCACGGCGGCTGCCTTCTCCCCCGACAGCCACTATCTCCTCTTTGGGGCCCCAGGAACCTATAACTGGAAGG GCACGGCCAGGGTGGAGCTCTGCGTGCAGGGCTCGGCGGACCTGGCACACCTGGACGACGGGCCCTACGAGGCGGGGGGGGAGAAGGAGCAGGACCCCCGCCTCATCCCGGTCCCTGCCAACAGCTACCTTG GGTTGCTCTTTGTGACCAACATTGATAGCTCAGACCCTGACCAGCTGGTGTATAAAACTTTGGACCCTGCTGACCGGCTCCCGGGACTGGCCGGCGACTTGGCCCTGAATAGCTACTTAG GTTTCTCCATCGACTCTGGGAAGGGGCTGCTGCGAGCTGAGGAGCTGAGCTTCGTGGCAGGGGCCCCCCGTGCCAACCACAAGGGTGCCGTGGTCATTCTGCGCAAAGACAGCGCCAGCCGCCTGGTGCCGGAAGTGACGCTGTCCGGGGAGCGCCTCACCTCCGGCTTTGGCTACTCGCTGGCCGTGGCTGATCTCAACAATGAtgg CTGGACAGACCTGGTCGTGGGTGCCCCCTACTTCTTCGAGCGCCAGGAAGAACTGGGGGGTGCCGTGTATGTGTACATGAATGAGGGGGGTCACTGGGCCGGGGTCGCCCCTCTCCGGCTCTGCGGCTCCCCTGACTCCATGTTCGGGATCAGCCTGGCAGTCCTGGGGGACCTCAATCAAGACGGCTTCCCAG ACCTTGCTGTGGGGGCCCCCTTCGATGGGGACGGGAAGGTCTTTGTCTACCATGGGAGCAGCCTGGGGGTTGTCCCCAAGCCTTCCCAG GTGCTGGAAGGCGAGGCCGTGGGCATGAAGAGCTTTGGCTACTCGCTGTCGGGTGGCCTGGACGTGGACGGGAACCGCTACCCGGACCTGCTGGTGGGCTCCCTGGACGACACCGCTGTGCTCTTCAG GGCCAGGCCCGTCCTCCACGTCTCCCACGAGGTCTCCATTCTTCCACGAGCCATCGACCTGGAGCAGCCCAACTGTGCGAGTGGCCGCTTGGTCTG CATGGACCTGAGGGTCTGTTTCAGCTATATCGCATCGCCCGGCAGCTATAGCCCTACTGTGG CCCTGGATTACATGTTAGATGGGGACACAGACCGGAGGCTCCGGGGCCAGGTGCCCCGTGTGACCTTCCTGAGCCGTGGCCCCGATGACCCCAAGCACCAGTCCTCAGGCACCGTGTGGCTGAAACACCAGCATGACCGAGTCTGCGGAGACACCACGCTGCAGCTCCAG GAGAATGTCAAAGACAAGCTTCGGGCCATCGTTGTGACCCTGTCCTATGGTCTCCAGACCCCTCGGCTCCGACGACAGGCTCCTGGTCAGGGGCTGCCCCCGGTGGCCCCCATCCTCAATGCCCACCAGCCCAGCACCCAGAGGACAGAG ATCCACTTCCTGAAGCAAGGCTGTGGTGAAGACAAGATCTGCCAGAGCAATCTGCAGCTGGTCCACGCCCGGTTCTGCGCCCGCGTCAGTGACACGGAGTTTCAGCCTCTGCCCAt GGATGCGGATGGGATGACAGCCTTATTTGCTCTGAGTGGGCAGCCAGTCATTGGCCTGGAGCTGAAGGTCACCAATCTACCCTCggacccagcccagccccaggctgATGGGGATGACGCTCATGAAGCCCAGCTCCTGGTCACCCTCCCCGCCGCACTGCACTACTCGGGAGTCCGGGGCCTGGACCCTGTG GAGAAGCCGCTGTGCCTGTCTGATGAGAATGCCTCCCATGTCGAGTGTGAGCTGGGGAACCCCATGAAGAGAGGCGCCCAG GTCGCCTTCTACCTCATCCTCAGCACCTCGGGGATCACCATTGAAACCACGGAGCTGGAGGTGGAGCTGCTGCTGGCCAC CATCAGCGAGCAGGAGCTGCATCCAGTCTTGGCCCGCGCCCGTGTCTTCATCGAGCTGCCGCTGTCCATCACGGG GGCGGCCGTTCCCCAGCAGCTCTTCTTCTCCGGCGTGGTGCGGGGCGAGAGCGCGATGCGGTCCGAGCGGGACGTGGGCAGCAAGGTCAAGTACGAGGTCACG GTTTCCAACCAAGGCCAGTCGCTCAACACCCTGGGCTCGGCCTTCCTCAACGTCATGTGGCCGCACGAGGTTGCCAACGGGAAGTGGCTGCTGTACCCCATGCGGGTGGAGCTGGAGGGCGGGCAGGGGCCCGGGCAGAGGGGGCTCTGCTCCCCCAGGCCCAACATCCTCCAACTG gATGTGGACAGCAGGGACAGGAGGAGGCGGGAGCTGGGGCCGCCAGAGTCGCAGCAGCCTCGAGAGCAGCCGGAGCCCAGCACGTCCTGGTGGCCTGTGTCCTCCGCCGAGAAGAAGAAGAACTTCACTCTG GACTGCGCCCGGGGCACCGCCAACTGCGTGGTGTTCAGCTGCCCTCTCTACAGCTTTGACCGCGCGGCCGTGCTGCACGTCTGGGGCCGCCTCTGGAACAGCACCTTCCTGGAG GAGTACTCCGCTGTGAAGTCCCTGGAAGTGATTGTTCGAGCCAACATCACCGTGAAGTCCTCCATCAAGAACTTGCTGCTCAGAGACGCTTCCACGGTG ATCCCGGTGATGGTGTACCTGGATCCCGCAGCTGTGCTGGCCGAAGGCGTCCCCTGGTGGGTCATCCTCTTGGCTGTACTAGCCGGGCTGCTGGTGTTGGCGCTGCTGGTGCTGCTCATGTGGAAG ATGGGATTCTTCAAGCGAGCGCGGTACCCCGAAGCCACCGTACCCCAGTACCATGCGGTGAAGATCCCGCGGGAAGACCGGCAGCAGTTCAAGGAGGAGAAGACGGGCACCATCCTGAGGAACAACTGGGGCAGCCCCCGGCGGGAGGGCCCGGACGCCCACCCCATCCTGGCTGGGGATGGGCACCCGGAGCTGGGCTCTGAGGGGCACCCGGTGCCAGGCACAGCCTAG
- the ITGA7 gene encoding integrin alpha-7 isoform X2: MAGTPGRDPWGTPGICYLFGPLLAGLLFPWAAAFNLDVMGALRKEGEPGSLFGFSVALHRQLQPRPQSWLLVGAPQALALPGQQANRTGGLFACPLSLEEADCYRVDIDRGADVQKESKENQWLGVSVRSQGPGGKIVTCAHRYESRQRVDQILETRDVIGRCFVLSQDLAIRDELDGGEWKFCEGRPQGHEQFGFCQQGTAAAFSPDSHYLLFGAPGTYNWKGTARVELCVQGSADLAHLDDGPYEAGGEKEQDPRLIPVPANSYLGFSIDSGKGLLRAEELSFVAGAPRANHKGAVVILRKDSASRLVPEVTLSGERLTSGFGYSLAVADLNNDGWTDLVVGAPYFFERQEELGGAVYVYMNEGGHWAGVAPLRLCGSPDSMFGISLAVLGDLNQDGFPDLAVGAPFDGDGKVFVYHGSSLGVVPKPSQVLEGEAVGMKSFGYSLSGGLDVDGNRYPDLLVGSLDDTAVLFRARPVLHVSHEVSILPRAIDLEQPNCASGRLVCMDLRVCFSYIASPGSYSPTVALDYMLDGDTDRRLRGQVPRVTFLSRGPDDPKHQSSGTVWLKHQHDRVCGDTTLQLQENVKDKLRAIVVTLSYGLQTPRLRRQAPGQGLPPVAPILNAHQPSTQRTEIHFLKQGCGEDKICQSNLQLVHARFCARVSDTEFQPLPMDADGMTALFALSGQPVIGLELKVTNLPSDPAQPQADGDDAHEAQLLVTLPAALHYSGVRGLDPVEKPLCLSDENASHVECELGNPMKRGAQVAFYLILSTSGITIETTELEVELLLATISEQELHPVLARARVFIELPLSITGAAVPQQLFFSGVVRGESAMRSERDVGSKVKYEVTVSNQGQSLNTLGSAFLNVMWPHEVANGKWLLYPMRVELEGGQGPGQRGLCSPRPNILQLDVDSRDRRRRELGPPESQQPREQPEPSTSWWPVSSAEKKKNFTLDCARGTANCVVFSCPLYSFDRAAVLHVWGRLWNSTFLEEYSAVKSLEVIVRANITVKSSIKNLLLRDASTVIPVMVYLDPAAVLAEGVPWWVILLAVLAGLLVLALLVLLMWKMGFFKRARYPEATVPQYHAVKIPREDRQQFKEEKTGTILRNNWGSPRREGPDAHPILAGDGHPELGSEGHPVPGTA; this comes from the exons ATGGCGGGAACTCCGGGCCGCGATCCTTGGGGGACCCCTGGGATTTGTTACCTTTTTGGCCCCCTGCTCGCCGGACTGCTCTTCCCCTGGGCTGCCGCCTTCAACCTGGACGTGATGGGCGCCCTCCGCAAGGAGGGCGAGCCGGGGAGCCTCTTTGGCTTCTCGGTGGCCCTGCACCGGCAGCTGCAGCCCCGACCCCAGAGCTG GCTGCTGGTGGGCGCACCCCAGGCTTTGGCCCTGCCAGGGCAGCAGGCAAATCGCACTGGAGGTCTCTTCGCTTGCCCCCTGAGCCTGGAAGAGGCTGACTGCTACAGAGTGGACATCGACCGCGGAG CTGATGTGCAGAAGGAGAGCAAGGAGAACCAGTGGCTGGGAGTCAGTGTTCGGAGTCAGGGGCCTGGGGGCAAGATTGTT ACCTGTGCACACCGATACGAGTCGCGGCAGCGTGTAGACCAGATCCTGGAGACGAGGGACGTGATTGGCCGCTGCTTTGTGCTAAGCCAGGACCTGGCCATCCGAGACGAGCTGGACGGTGGGGAGTGGAAGTTCTGTGAGGGACGCCCCCAGGGACACGAACAATTCGGCTTCTGCCAGCAGGGCACGGCGGCTGCCTTCTCCCCCGACAGCCACTATCTCCTCTTTGGGGCCCCAGGAACCTATAACTGGAAGG GCACGGCCAGGGTGGAGCTCTGCGTGCAGGGCTCGGCGGACCTGGCACACCTGGACGACGGGCCCTACGAGGCGGGGGGGGAGAAGGAGCAGGACCCCCGCCTCATCCCGGTCCCTGCCAACAGCTACCTTG GTTTCTCCATCGACTCTGGGAAGGGGCTGCTGCGAGCTGAGGAGCTGAGCTTCGTGGCAGGGGCCCCCCGTGCCAACCACAAGGGTGCCGTGGTCATTCTGCGCAAAGACAGCGCCAGCCGCCTGGTGCCGGAAGTGACGCTGTCCGGGGAGCGCCTCACCTCCGGCTTTGGCTACTCGCTGGCCGTGGCTGATCTCAACAATGAtgg CTGGACAGACCTGGTCGTGGGTGCCCCCTACTTCTTCGAGCGCCAGGAAGAACTGGGGGGTGCCGTGTATGTGTACATGAATGAGGGGGGTCACTGGGCCGGGGTCGCCCCTCTCCGGCTCTGCGGCTCCCCTGACTCCATGTTCGGGATCAGCCTGGCAGTCCTGGGGGACCTCAATCAAGACGGCTTCCCAG ACCTTGCTGTGGGGGCCCCCTTCGATGGGGACGGGAAGGTCTTTGTCTACCATGGGAGCAGCCTGGGGGTTGTCCCCAAGCCTTCCCAG GTGCTGGAAGGCGAGGCCGTGGGCATGAAGAGCTTTGGCTACTCGCTGTCGGGTGGCCTGGACGTGGACGGGAACCGCTACCCGGACCTGCTGGTGGGCTCCCTGGACGACACCGCTGTGCTCTTCAG GGCCAGGCCCGTCCTCCACGTCTCCCACGAGGTCTCCATTCTTCCACGAGCCATCGACCTGGAGCAGCCCAACTGTGCGAGTGGCCGCTTGGTCTG CATGGACCTGAGGGTCTGTTTCAGCTATATCGCATCGCCCGGCAGCTATAGCCCTACTGTGG CCCTGGATTACATGTTAGATGGGGACACAGACCGGAGGCTCCGGGGCCAGGTGCCCCGTGTGACCTTCCTGAGCCGTGGCCCCGATGACCCCAAGCACCAGTCCTCAGGCACCGTGTGGCTGAAACACCAGCATGACCGAGTCTGCGGAGACACCACGCTGCAGCTCCAG GAGAATGTCAAAGACAAGCTTCGGGCCATCGTTGTGACCCTGTCCTATGGTCTCCAGACCCCTCGGCTCCGACGACAGGCTCCTGGTCAGGGGCTGCCCCCGGTGGCCCCCATCCTCAATGCCCACCAGCCCAGCACCCAGAGGACAGAG ATCCACTTCCTGAAGCAAGGCTGTGGTGAAGACAAGATCTGCCAGAGCAATCTGCAGCTGGTCCACGCCCGGTTCTGCGCCCGCGTCAGTGACACGGAGTTTCAGCCTCTGCCCAt GGATGCGGATGGGATGACAGCCTTATTTGCTCTGAGTGGGCAGCCAGTCATTGGCCTGGAGCTGAAGGTCACCAATCTACCCTCggacccagcccagccccaggctgATGGGGATGACGCTCATGAAGCCCAGCTCCTGGTCACCCTCCCCGCCGCACTGCACTACTCGGGAGTCCGGGGCCTGGACCCTGTG GAGAAGCCGCTGTGCCTGTCTGATGAGAATGCCTCCCATGTCGAGTGTGAGCTGGGGAACCCCATGAAGAGAGGCGCCCAG GTCGCCTTCTACCTCATCCTCAGCACCTCGGGGATCACCATTGAAACCACGGAGCTGGAGGTGGAGCTGCTGCTGGCCAC CATCAGCGAGCAGGAGCTGCATCCAGTCTTGGCCCGCGCCCGTGTCTTCATCGAGCTGCCGCTGTCCATCACGGG GGCGGCCGTTCCCCAGCAGCTCTTCTTCTCCGGCGTGGTGCGGGGCGAGAGCGCGATGCGGTCCGAGCGGGACGTGGGCAGCAAGGTCAAGTACGAGGTCACG GTTTCCAACCAAGGCCAGTCGCTCAACACCCTGGGCTCGGCCTTCCTCAACGTCATGTGGCCGCACGAGGTTGCCAACGGGAAGTGGCTGCTGTACCCCATGCGGGTGGAGCTGGAGGGCGGGCAGGGGCCCGGGCAGAGGGGGCTCTGCTCCCCCAGGCCCAACATCCTCCAACTG gATGTGGACAGCAGGGACAGGAGGAGGCGGGAGCTGGGGCCGCCAGAGTCGCAGCAGCCTCGAGAGCAGCCGGAGCCCAGCACGTCCTGGTGGCCTGTGTCCTCCGCCGAGAAGAAGAAGAACTTCACTCTG GACTGCGCCCGGGGCACCGCCAACTGCGTGGTGTTCAGCTGCCCTCTCTACAGCTTTGACCGCGCGGCCGTGCTGCACGTCTGGGGCCGCCTCTGGAACAGCACCTTCCTGGAG GAGTACTCCGCTGTGAAGTCCCTGGAAGTGATTGTTCGAGCCAACATCACCGTGAAGTCCTCCATCAAGAACTTGCTGCTCAGAGACGCTTCCACGGTG ATCCCGGTGATGGTGTACCTGGATCCCGCAGCTGTGCTGGCCGAAGGCGTCCCCTGGTGGGTCATCCTCTTGGCTGTACTAGCCGGGCTGCTGGTGTTGGCGCTGCTGGTGCTGCTCATGTGGAAG ATGGGATTCTTCAAGCGAGCGCGGTACCCCGAAGCCACCGTACCCCAGTACCATGCGGTGAAGATCCCGCGGGAAGACCGGCAGCAGTTCAAGGAGGAGAAGACGGGCACCATCCTGAGGAACAACTGGGGCAGCCCCCGGCGGGAGGGCCCGGACGCCCACCCCATCCTGGCTGGGGATGGGCACCCGGAGCTGGGCTCTGAGGGGCACCCGGTGCCAGGCACAGCCTAG